Genomic segment of Pseudothermotoga hypogea DSM 11164 = NBRC 106472:
GTCCGTCACAACGATGGCCACCTTTTCGTGCCCGTCCACCATTTCACTCAACTTCAGCGAGGCGATAGGATTGGACAAAGACCTCTTCAGCTCTGCCACTGGATCGTGCACTGGATCGGGAAAGCGTGCATGGGCTATCGATAGAAGGTTTCGATCTGGTATTTCGATCTCGAGATCTTTGTTCTTGTCGTAAGCGAATTTTATCCTCATCGTCTCACCTCAAGGAAGCACCAAACGCAGCAATCTCGCGAAGACGCACCAAATCACCCAGCTCGCGGTCACAGAGAAGATGCTTGAATAAACGATGGTTTTGATCTTCGGCGGCCAGGATATGATCAAGCAGGAAGCGAAAACGAAGAGAATGCTCGAAAGCAGAAACCCAATCGGTTCCATCAAAACAACGTAAACGATACAGCTCACGATGAACAAAGATATCCTGAAAGGCTTTTTGAATTTGATCGGTGTGGACTTCTCCTTACTGAGCAACGCTTGCACGATCAAACCCACCGAGAAGATCAGCAACAACACCGCAGCCAAGGTCGGAAAAAAGGCGTTGTCCAAGACATCGAACCTCAACCTTCTGATCTTCTGACTCTCAGAGAGCATCCATCCAGCAAGAACAGCCAAGACCAAACCCGAATAGAAGTCCTTTCCAAATCGCACGCCCATCACCCCAAACGCTGGGGGGAACCCCCCAGCGAACATCACTTCTTCAAACCAGCAGCCCTCGCGAACCGATCGAACCTTTCGTCTTCCCACTTCAAGAACTTCAGCATCTCTTCACCGTCCAAGTAGAAGGGTATGGCGAAGGCCTTCTCCGCCAACTCATCGACGCAGTCTTTGAACTGAATCACCCGCTTGATCGCATCCGCAAAAGTTTTGACGATCTCTTGGGGTGTTCCCTTGGGCATTAAAAAGATCTGGTCCTGTGTGAAGACGAGCTCTTCCAAGCCGAGCTCCTTCGCGGTCGGCACGTCAGGCAGGAACGGATCTCTTTCGGGTGAGAGCACCGCGAGCGCCTTCAATTCACCTGACTTGAGGAACGGCACCGCCGCAGACAGTGCGACCGGACTCAGATCCATGTGGCCACCAAGAATCTTCGTGATCCTGTCCATGTCGCCACCAGGGCTCGCCGTGATGATGAAACCGTTGTTTGCCGCCAACTGCATCGGTATCACTTGGAAATGGCTCGTCGCACCTATCTCGGCTCCGAGTCTGATCTTGCCTGGGTTCTTCTTGGCGTCCTCAATCGCATCCTTCAAGTCCTTCCAAGGTGAATCGGGCCTTGCAATCACCACGCGGTTTCCTCTCGTTGCGATGCACACGGGCGTGAAGTCGTAGTAGTTGAACTCGGCCGTTCCAACGTGGAAGTTAGAGAAGATGGATTGATGGTACCACAGAACGGTGTAGCCGTCCGGTTTGGCCTTGAGAACCTCTCTCGCACCTGTGCTCCCACCACCGCCAGTGATGTTCACCACGGCGAAGTCCCAGCCGAACAACTGCTTGACGTACTTTCCAATGATCCTCACCTGCACGTCGCTGGCTCCACCTGCGGCGTAGGGGACCACCACCTTGATGGGACCTGTGGGATACGCTGCAAAACTGATGGTCACGATGAGCGTTAGCAACAGAATCGCCAGAAACTTCTTACCCATGCAAACACCTCCTCAGCACCTCGCAGATTCACCTTTTTTGACGAGTATTCTTCCCAGAACGAACAAGAACGCAGCCAAGATCAGCAGTGTGAGAGACAAAGGTCTTGTGAAAATCGGCCAAAAACTACCAGCGCTCGCAGTTAAACCCTGTCTCAGGTTGGATTCGGCGATCGGGCCAAGAACGAAGGCGATGATGATGGGAAGCACTGGAAAGTCGAGTTTCTTCAACACGTAACCAACGATCCCGAAGATCAGCATGACCCAGATATCGAAGATCCTGTTGTTTAAACCAAAAGCTCCCACCGCGGCACAGACGGTGATCAAGGGCAGAAGGTATTGCTTTGGAAAGCTCAACGAGTAGATGTAGAACTTCATCAGAGAGATTCCAAGCAAGAGCATCACAACGTTACCCCAAAACTGCGCTGCGTAGACTCCAAAGACCAGGTCTGGATTGTACTTGAACATGAGAGGACCTGGGTTTATGCCGTGAATGATGAAGCCTCCGAGCAAAATCGCGGTGACCGCATCGCCAGGTATGCCCAGCGCGAGCAACGGAACCATCGCAGCACCGATGGAGGCGTTGTTCGAAACTTCGCTCGCGATGATTCCGTCTGGAATACCACTACCGAACTTCTCAGGATGTTTCGAACTCGATCTCGCAAGACCGTAAGAGATGATGTTCGCCGTCGCTCCTCCGATCCCTGGGAAAACACCTATGATGAATCCCACCACGAAAGACCTCAACGCGTTTCCAATCTGTTTGAACAGGATCTTTGCGGCCTGAAGAACATCGGAAAACTTCATTCCAAGCGATTCTTTTGGAACGATGCGTTCGACCTCCGACTCGATGTCGACGATGATCTCAGGTATGCAGAACAAACCCACCAGCAACGGCAAGAGGGCTATACCACCTTGGAGTTCAGAGAACTTGAACGTCAATCTCGGAATACTCGTGATGGGATCAGGACCGATGCAACTGAGAAGGAGGCCCAAGGCGATCCCTATGAGGTTCTTCACTATGTTACCGCCGAGCATGCTGCTCACCGCAATGAAAGCCATGACCGCTAAAGAGAAGTATTCGAAGGGTCCAAACTTCAGCGCGGCACGGGCGATCAAAGATGCCAGTGAGATCATGAAGATCACACCAACGATACCACCGAAGAATGACGAGAAGAGCCCTAAGCCAAGCGCAAGACCAGACCTTCCCTGTTTGCTCATGGGATGCGCGTCGAAACAGGTCGTGATCGAAGAGGGAGTTCCTGGCATGTTGAGCAACGTTGCGGAGATGAACCCTCCGGAAACTCCGCCTATGTAGATTCCCGTCAGAAGGGTGAGTCCAGAGATGGGCTTCATGCTGAAGGTGAACGGGATAGCCAAAGCGACACCCATGGTCGCGGTGAGACCCGGGATCGCGCCGAAGATCATGCCCCAAAGAACGCCTATGAAGAGTAAGAGCAAATTCGCTGGCTGGAAAACTTGCGAAAATCCCACCGTAACCGTCTGGATGAGCACTTCCATAGGGTAACCTCCTCACGTTTGGGCGCGTTTCATGATCAGCGAATAGTAGCTTTCGATCACCGAGGTGAGCGTTCGGCGCAGATGATTTCTCATCAATTCCTCCACTTTGGCCTCGTCACCGTCGAGGATGGCTTCGATGATCTTCACATGTTCTTCTCTCGACTTCTTCTCTATCTCGACGGACCTCTTGGTTATGTTCCTCGTCATGTTCGTGAGCAGACGAAGTTTTTCGTAGAACCTCTTCAGTATCTTGTTACCACTGTACTCGATCAGAAGATCGTGGAGTTGTCTTCCGAGCGCGACACCCTTCGCAGGATCGTTGTCGATGTCGACCAACTCGAGTTTCTGCTTCAATTGTTGAAGCTTTTGGAGCATCTCAGGATCTCTATTTCGGCAGGCCAAGCGCGCCGCTGCGCCCTCGATGGCTTCCCTTGCGGTGTATATCTCAACGAAGTCTTCGAGCGTGAGTTTCCTGACGGTGTAACCCTTCTTACCGTTCAACTCCACAAGGCCATCTTCCATGAGCATGCGCAGAACCTCCCTTATGGGAGTCCTGCTCACTCTGTATATCTCGGTGAGTTTTCTTTCGACTATCCACTCACCAGGTTTGATCTCTTCGTTGAGGATCTTTTCGCGGAGATCGTTGTAGATCTTTTCTTTTAGATCGCCCAGATCTCTCCGCATGAGGTATTCCCCCTGGTATACCTTTTTAATACCAAAATTAGGTTACCAAAAACAACCCAGATGATCAAGCGCAAATTTTCGTAGTTCTGGGTTGATTCCAATCAGGATTGACCTCGAAACTCTTTATGCTTCGTCTTACTCAAGCAATCTTTCTCTCTCTCGTTCTTTCTCAATCGGGAAAAATCTTTCCGGGATTCAAGATGTTGTTTGGATCAAAGAGTCTCTTGATACTCCTCATGAGCGCCAACTCTTTTTCTTGAAGGAACATGCTCAGATACTTTTTCCGTTTCAGACCCACACCGTGTTCTCCCGTCAAATTGCCTTCGAGTTGTACCGTGATTTTGTAAAGTTCTTCGAGCGCTTTTTCCAAAGATCTTTTCCACACATCGTCGCTCATTCCATCAGGCTTCAAGAACGTCACGTGCACGTTTCCATCACCGACGTGGCCGAAGTTCAGAACCTCCAGGTCGAATCTTCGCGCGATGTCGTAAGCAGAAACGACCAACTTGGGCATGTTCGCAGTAGGTACGACCACATCCTCCATGCAATGGGTGGGTCTGAAGGCGATGATACCTTCGGCTATGGCCTTTCTGAAACGCCAGATCTTCATGCGCTGGGTCCTGCTGTCGGCAATGTACACTTCTAAAGCCTTCATCTGCATGAGTTTTTCACCGAGCTCGATGTATTCTCTCGTTAGACTCTGCTTACTGGTAGATTCCAGCTCGAAGATCAGATGACATTCGGCCTCTGGATTTGGTATGCTCTCGTTCAAGAACCTGGAAGCCATCTCGCTGGACGCCTTGTCCATGAACTCGATCGAGGCGGGAAGCACCCCCGATTGAGAAAGCACCTTTGGAACACAGAGCAGAGCATCTTCAATGTCTCTGAACGGAACGAGTAACACAGCGGTACACTTCGACTTCGGTACGAGCCTGAGGATGATTTTCGTCACGATCCCGAGCGTACCTTCACTGCCGACGAAGAGTCTCACCAGATCATAACCTGTCACGTTCTTGAGTGTTTTACCACCGAAAGTAACGATCTCACCTGTTGGAAGAACGACTTCCAGACCGAGCACGTGAAAGGACGTCGGTCCGTACTTTATGACCTTGACACCTCCCGCATTCTCCGCAACGTTCCCACCTATGGAAGAACTCTCGCTGCTCGCGGGATCGCCCGCGTAAAACAATCCATGTTCTTCCGCGATCTTCTGTATTTCTCCAGTTATGACCCCTGGTTCGACCGTGATCGTCATGTTCTCTTCATCGAACTCAACGATCCTGTTCATCCTCTCCAGAGAAACGACGATCGAATCCTTCGTCGGCACCGCGCCAGCTGAAAGGCCCGTGCCCGCGCCACGTGGCACGATGGGCACTCTTCTTTCGTTCGCCCACCTGAGAATCATTGAAACTTGTTCTGTGCTGGTGGGGAAGACGACTGCGAGGGGAATTTGTGCTTCAACACCGCTCGTTTCATCGTGCGAGTACTTCTCGAGCTCTTCTGGATCGAACTTGACGTTTTCGACTCCCAAAAGTCTTATCAGTTCATCCACCACTCTCATCGTTCTCACGCCCCAGTCTCTGAACGAGTTCGCTCAATACCCAATACGCGTCGGCGACGATGCCGATGTCAGCAACTTTGAATATGGGAGCGTATCTGTCTTTGTTTATTGCAACGATGATCTCTGACGTCTGCATGCCGGCAAGATGTTGCACAGCACCGGATATACCCGCAGCGATGTAGATTCTCGGCTTGACGGTCTTACCACTCAGCCCCACTTGATGATCGTGGGAGAGCCATCTGGCGTCGACAACTGCACGCGATGCACCCACGGCACCTTTCACTAAACTTGCTAGTTTGAAGGCAACTTCCACGTTCTCTTTCTTCCTCAGTCCCTTACCCACGGAGACGATGATCTTGGCGTCTTCGAGTCTTGCTCCTGCTTGCTTTGGTTCAACAGAAATGAGCTGACATCTGTCAGACAAATCCTCGATTCTCTCTTCTATGAACTGTACATCGTCCTTTCGATGTTCGACGATCTCGAACACACCCGGTCTCACCGTCGCCATCTGAGGTCGATGCGTGGGGGTGACGATCGTCGCCATGACGTTTCCACCTATCGCAGGCCTGGTTTGAAGAAGATTACCCTTCTCATCCACGTCCAACTCGGTGCAGTCGGCGGTGAGACCTGTTCGAAAGCTCGCAGCGAGTGCGGGCATGAGGGTCCTCCCGAAGGTGGTGGCGGGTGCCAGTACGATGGAGGGAGAATATTTTGCAAAGATCTTCTTCGCAGTTGAGAGAAACGGATCCAGCGAAAACCTGTTGAATTTCTCGTGTACGGCCAAAACGATCATGTCGGGTCCGAAGCGTGCGAGCTGTTGAACGTCCTTTTTGGAGTTGGACATCAAGAGAAAGGCGAGCTTCATCGAAGCCTTGTCTGCGAGTTTTCTCGCTTTCGAGAGCAATTCGAAGCTGCTGCGATCGATCTTGTTGTTCAAAACGAGGATCATCCCACTTCACCGTCCCGTACGGCCTTGATCAACCCGACGACACGTTCGATTCCCTCGAGGATGTCCTTGTCAGCGTAGATTCTACAGTTTCGAGCGATCTTCGTGTTGAAGACCTTCACAACGCGTGTGGGAGAACCTTTCAGCCCCACTTCTTCACGATTTATACCTATTGACTCGGTGTCATAGATTTCTATCTTTGCATCCATAGCGGTCTTTTTTCCAGCGAGTGTGGGCAACCTGGGTTCGGCAACACTTTTGAGCACGCAGAGGCATGCTGGAAGTGGTGCTTTCCAGACCTCGTGTGCATCCTCGACGGACCGTTTGACAACAACGAAATTCTCAGTAAGATCTATCAACTCCGATACGTAACTGACCACTGGTAGGTCCAAGAGCGTCGCAAGTTCGATACCCACTTGACCAGTCTCACCGTCGGTGGATTTCTCACCACAGATCATCAAGTCAAATGCGATGTTCAACTTTTCTATGGCCTTCGCGAGCGCGAGACTTGTGGCCCAGGTGTCCGAACCCGCCAGAGCCGAATCGCTCAGAAGGATTGCTCGATCGGCACCGAGCGCTATCGCATCCCTCAAAACGTCTATCGTGTTCATCGGTCCCATGCTCAACACCGTCACACTACCATTCAATTTCTCCTTCAGAGACACCGCGAGTTCCAAGGCGTGTGAGTCGAGTGGGTTCATCGTCACATCCAATCCTTCGCGCACCATGGTGCCACTGATCGGATCTATCTTCACCTTCTCGGTGTCTGGAACCTGCTTGACGAGCACAAGGAAGTTCACGAGGCCTCCTCCTTTCTTGTCTTTATTTTATACCATTTAAGAGAACTATGTAAGCACAACAGATTCGATGGGTGTATAATCAAAAAAAGAGGTGACTTCGATGGACCTTGACAGTTTGGTTGGCCAACTGTTCTTGATAGGGATCAAGGGCAAGGAAGTCGACGAAGAGACATTGAGGGTTCTGAGATTCGTCAAGCCGGGCTTTGTGATACTCTTCGCACGAAACGTGGAAACTCCAAGGCAGGTTCTGAGTCTGGTGAAGCAAGTCAGATCGGTTCTCGGCGAAGACGTGATCTTTGCCGTCGATCAAGAGGGAGGCATCGTGACACGTTTCAGGGAAGGTTTCGCGGTCTCTCCTGGTGCGATGGCTATAGCCGCCACGAGCGATCCCAACAACGCGTACCGCGTCGCAAAGGTGCTCGCACGAGAGATGAGAACAGTTGGAGTGAGCTGGAACCTCGCACCTGTTGTGGACATCAACGACAATCCCAACAACCCCGGGATAGGTGTGCGGAGCTTTTCCGACAGAGCCGAAATCGTGTCGAGGTTCGCGACACGCTTCTACGAGGGATTGAAAGAAGAAGGCGTTGCGGCGTGTGCGAAGCATTTCCCTGGGAAGGGGAGCGTGTCGCTGGACGCACACCTGGAGATGCCGACGCTCGAGAAAAGTCTCGAAGAGCTCGAAAGCTGGGAATTCGTGCCCTTCAAAACGTTGATCGAGAAGGGTATAGACAGCATAATGCCTTCACACGTGTACCTTTCAAAGGTTCAATCCAGAAAAGAACCTGCCACCGTTTCGTACGAAGTGTTGGGCGAGGTTTTGAGAAAAAAGCTCGGTTACGACGGTGTTCTGGTCGCGGACGATCTTTTGATGGGTGGTATCGTCAAGAACATGACGGTGGAAGAAGCCGTCGTGAGATCCTTCATGGCGGGCATGGACGTTCTGACCGTCTGTCACGAACCCGACGCGCAGATGTCGGCGAAGAAGGTGCTTCTTAAAAAGATCGAA
This window contains:
- a CDS encoding tripartite tricarboxylate transporter TctB family protein, whose amino-acid sequence is MRFGKDFYSGLVLAVLAGWMLSESQKIRRLRFDVLDNAFFPTLAAVLLLIFSVGLIVQALLSKEKSTPIKFKKPFRISLFIVSCIVYVVLMEPIGFLLSSILFVFASCLIISWPPKIKTIVYSSIFSVTASWVIWCVFARLLRLVLP
- a CDS encoding tripartite tricarboxylate transporter substrate binding protein, with amino-acid sequence MGKKFLAILLLTLIVTISFAAYPTGPIKVVVPYAAGGASDVQVRIIGKYVKQLFGWDFAVVNITGGGGSTGAREVLKAKPDGYTVLWYHQSIFSNFHVGTAEFNYYDFTPVCIATRGNRVVIARPDSPWKDLKDAIEDAKKNPGKIRLGAEIGATSHFQVIPMQLAANNGFIITASPGGDMDRITKILGGHMDLSPVALSAAVPFLKSGELKALAVLSPERDPFLPDVPTAKELGLEELVFTQDQIFLMPKGTPQEIVKTFADAIKRVIQFKDCVDELAEKAFAIPFYLDGEEMLKFLKWEDERFDRFARAAGLKK
- a CDS encoding tripartite tricarboxylate transporter permease, whose translation is MEVLIQTVTVGFSQVFQPANLLLLFIGVLWGMIFGAIPGLTATMGVALAIPFTFSMKPISGLTLLTGIYIGGVSGGFISATLLNMPGTPSSITTCFDAHPMSKQGRSGLALGLGLFSSFFGGIVGVIFMISLASLIARAALKFGPFEYFSLAVMAFIAVSSMLGGNIVKNLIGIALGLLLSCIGPDPITSIPRLTFKFSELQGGIALLPLLVGLFCIPEIIVDIESEVERIVPKESLGMKFSDVLQAAKILFKQIGNALRSFVVGFIIGVFPGIGGATANIISYGLARSSSKHPEKFGSGIPDGIIASEVSNNASIGAAMVPLLALGIPGDAVTAILLGGFIIHGINPGPLMFKYNPDLVFGVYAAQFWGNVVMLLLGISLMKFYIYSLSFPKQYLLPLITVCAAVGAFGLNNRIFDIWVMLIFGIVGYVLKKLDFPVLPIIIAFVLGPIAESNLRQGLTASAGSFWPIFTRPLSLTLLILAAFLFVLGRILVKKGESARC
- a CDS encoding GntR family transcriptional regulator, with product MRRDLGDLKEKIYNDLREKILNEEIKPGEWIVERKLTEIYRVSRTPIREVLRMLMEDGLVELNGKKGYTVRKLTLEDFVEIYTAREAIEGAAARLACRNRDPEMLQKLQQLKQKLELVDIDNDPAKGVALGRQLHDLLIEYSGNKILKRFYEKLRLLTNMTRNITKRSVEIEKKSREEHVKIIEAILDGDEAKVEELMRNHLRRTLTSVIESYYSLIMKRAQT
- a CDS encoding FAD-binding oxidoreductase, producing MRVVDELIRLLGVENVKFDPEELEKYSHDETSGVEAQIPLAVVFPTSTEQVSMILRWANERRVPIVPRGAGTGLSAGAVPTKDSIVVSLERMNRIVEFDEENMTITVEPGVITGEIQKIAEEHGLFYAGDPASSESSSIGGNVAENAGGVKVIKYGPTSFHVLGLEVVLPTGEIVTFGGKTLKNVTGYDLVRLFVGSEGTLGIVTKIILRLVPKSKCTAVLLVPFRDIEDALLCVPKVLSQSGVLPASIEFMDKASSEMASRFLNESIPNPEAECHLIFELESTSKQSLTREYIELGEKLMQMKALEVYIADSRTQRMKIWRFRKAIAEGIIAFRPTHCMEDVVVPTANMPKLVVSAYDIARRFDLEVLNFGHVGDGNVHVTFLKPDGMSDDVWKRSLEKALEELYKITVQLEGNLTGEHGVGLKRKKYLSMFLQEKELALMRSIKRLFDPNNILNPGKIFPD
- a CDS encoding electron transfer flavoprotein subunit alpha/FixB family protein; the protein is MILVLNNKIDRSSFELLSKARKLADKASMKLAFLLMSNSKKDVQQLARFGPDMIVLAVHEKFNRFSLDPFLSTAKKIFAKYSPSIVLAPATTFGRTLMPALAASFRTGLTADCTELDVDEKGNLLQTRPAIGGNVMATIVTPTHRPQMATVRPGVFEIVEHRKDDVQFIEERIEDLSDRCQLISVEPKQAGARLEDAKIIVSVGKGLRKKENVEVAFKLASLVKGAVGASRAVVDARWLSHDHQVGLSGKTVKPRIYIAAGISGAVQHLAGMQTSEIIVAINKDRYAPIFKVADIGIVADAYWVLSELVQRLGRENDESGG
- a CDS encoding electron transfer flavoprotein subunit beta/FixA family protein, with the protein product MNFLVLVKQVPDTEKVKIDPISGTMVREGLDVTMNPLDSHALELAVSLKEKLNGSVTVLSMGPMNTIDVLRDAIALGADRAILLSDSALAGSDTWATSLALAKAIEKLNIAFDLMICGEKSTDGETGQVGIELATLLDLPVVSYVSELIDLTENFVVVKRSVEDAHEVWKAPLPACLCVLKSVAEPRLPTLAGKKTAMDAKIEIYDTESIGINREEVGLKGSPTRVVKVFNTKIARNCRIYADKDILEGIERVVGLIKAVRDGEVG
- the nagZ gene encoding beta-N-acetylhexosaminidase, with translation MDLDSLVGQLFLIGIKGKEVDEETLRVLRFVKPGFVILFARNVETPRQVLSLVKQVRSVLGEDVIFAVDQEGGIVTRFREGFAVSPGAMAIAATSDPNNAYRVAKVLAREMRTVGVSWNLAPVVDINDNPNNPGIGVRSFSDRAEIVSRFATRFYEGLKEEGVAACAKHFPGKGSVSLDAHLEMPTLEKSLEELESWEFVPFKTLIEKGIDSIMPSHVYLSKVQSRKEPATVSYEVLGEVLRKKLGYDGVLVADDLLMGGIVKNMTVEEAVVRSFMAGMDVLTVCHEPDAQMSAKKVLLKKIEQDPFLQKRLEESLKRIKRFKEKFAVKRLPEEIRFDPEHGQIMRQIAERSITLVRDSDGMLPPKLDKDDYVFTVRLSRSVQVQETDIGVPWVAKEISKRFACKLFILEEGVEIPKAEKCVVFTENAHLSNWQKELLIRVRKNFKKVLLVALRNPYDCSLIESSSLCTYGYEMVSQEALLKVLLGELKPVGKLPVEVFR